A single Ochrobactrum sp. BTU1 DNA region contains:
- a CDS encoding GNAT family N-acetyltransferase — protein sequence MAIMADEFLYTSTTDIRAVPLIEALTIEYDTRYGTYFNEEGAAAEMNKYPPEAFAPPHGNFLLLLRDGQTVGGGAFMRYDDVTAEFKRIWTHSDLRRQGLAKKVLEELEAQAHRQGYKRVYLTTGFRQPEAKELYLRNGYTALFDVAADPEVYGTLPFEKNIENIRQVVFNPSDATAKQAAFG from the coding sequence ATGGCCATCATGGCGGATGAATTTCTCTATACTTCAACGACCGATATTCGTGCAGTGCCGCTGATCGAGGCGCTGACAATCGAGTATGACACGCGTTACGGCACCTATTTCAATGAAGAGGGTGCAGCAGCCGAAATGAACAAATACCCGCCGGAAGCCTTTGCGCCTCCGCACGGCAATTTCCTGCTGTTGCTCCGTGATGGCCAGACAGTCGGTGGTGGTGCATTCATGCGCTATGACGATGTGACGGCCGAATTCAAGCGCATCTGGACGCATAGCGATCTGCGCAGGCAAGGTCTTGCTAAAAAGGTGCTTGAAGAGCTGGAAGCGCAGGCACACCGTCAGGGTTACAAGCGCGTTTATCTGACCACTGGTTTCCGGCAGCCAGAAGCTAAAGAACTGTACTTAAGAAACGGATACACAGCACTTTTTGATGTCGCGGCGGACCCGGAGGTTTACGGGACTTTGCCTTTCGAGAAAAATATCGAAAACATCAGACAAGTTGTTTTTAATCCTTCCGATGCGACTGCAAAGCAGGCGGCATTTGGTTAA